A region of Argentina anserina chromosome 5, drPotAnse1.1, whole genome shotgun sequence DNA encodes the following proteins:
- the LOC126793396 gene encoding tubby-like F-box protein 8: MSFRSIVRDVRDGIGSLSRRGFEVRLMGHNRGKSHGSLNDLHDQPLVVQTSRWASLPPELLYDVIRRLEESESTWPSRKHVVACASVCRSWRMMCKEIVRSPEICGKLTFPVSLKQPGPRDGLVQCFIKRDKSNLTYHLYLCLSPALLVENGKFLLSAKRTRRTTCTEYVISMDADNISRSSNTYIGKLRSNFLGTKFIVYDTQPACTSEHVTPAGRTSRRFTSKKVSPKVPTGSYNIAQIAYELNVLGTRGPRRMHCVMHSIPVSSLDVGGSVPGQPELLSRSLENSFRSISFSKSLDHSVEFSSARFSEIVGRQDDGEDSKTRPLVLKNKPPRWHEQLQCWCLNFRGRVTVASVKNFQLIAAIQPAPIVGGAPTSSQPAPPDLDKIILQFGKVGKDMFTMDYRYPLSAFQAFAICLSSFDTKLACE, translated from the exons ATGTCATTCCGTAGCATAGTTCGTGATGTTAGGGATGGCATTGGAAGCCTATCTAGAAGGGGTTTTGAAGTTAGACTGATGGGCCATAATAGAGGAAAATCTCATGGATCATTAAATGATTTGCATGATCAACCTCTTGTCGTTCAGACCAGTCGTTGGGCTAGCCTCCCCCCAGAACTATTGTATGATGTAATTAGGAGGCTGGAGGAGAGTGAGAGCACATGGCCTTCTCGAAAGCACGTTGTTGCATGTGCTTCAGTATGCCGTTCTTGGAGAATGATGTGCAAAGAAATCGTTAGGAGTCCTGAGATCTGTGGGAAGCTTACTTTTCCAGTTTCACTGAAGCAG CCAGGTCCACGGGATGGACTTGTTCAGTGCTTCATCAAACGGGATAAATCTAATCTAACATACCACCTGTATTTATGTCTTAGTCCTG CTTTGCTTGTTGAAAATGGAAAGTTCCTTCTTTCTGCAAAGAGGACTCGACGAACTACTTGTACAGAATATGTTATTTCTATGGATGCTGACAACATTTCAAGATCGAGCAACACTTACATTGGAAAGCTAAG ATCAAACTTTCTTGGCACAAAATTCATTGTATATGATACACAGCCTGCATGCACTTCTGAGCATGTAACACCAGCAGGAAGGACGAGCCGTAGGTTTACTTCCAAAAAGGTCTCACCTAAAGTCCCAACTGGCAGCTACAACATTGCCCAAATAGCCTATGAACTAAATGTGTTGGGCACTCGTGGCCCGCGAAGGATGCATTGCGTGATGCATTCTATCCCGGTCTCATCTCTTGATGTGGGAGGTAGTGTCCCTGGCCAACCGGAACTCCTTTCCCGCTCCCTAGAAAATTCATTCCGAAGCATCTCTTTTTCAAAGTCTCTCGATCACTCAGTGGAGTTCAGTAGTGCACGGTTTTCTGAAATTGTTGGGCGGCAGGATGATGGGGAGGATAGCAAGACAAGACCACTGGTTTTAAAAAACAAACCCCCACGATGGCATGAACAATTACAGTGCTGGTGCCTAAACTTCCGAGGCCGGGTAACTGTTGCCTCTGTTAAGAACTTTCAGTTGATTGCTGCAATTCAGCCTGCACCAATTGTTGGCGGTGCACCCACTTCATCTCAGCCAGCTCCACCTGATCTGGATAAGATAATTTTACAGTTTGGCAAAGTTGGGAAAGATATGTTCACCATGGATTATCGTTATCCATTATCTGCTTTTCAGGCATTTGCAATCTGCCTAAGTAGCTTTGACACCAAATTGGCTTGTgaatag
- the LOC126794589 gene encoding protein ROH1-like has translation MPSTHNQAAGPSTPLASLGRSIWTRREEVHSIEANRESSALELELQSFQKHVADLFHDLAAVDADEVLSIAWTQKLLDVFISCQEEFRGIFLKNKEHISKPPMDHWTDEYLERSLKALDICNASRDGIEKIRTWHKHLEIVLCALDSRQRAYCEGQFRRARKALMDLALEMLDGRDSGSAFSQRNWSFGRHNTRKDRHRHTSSGHSRSHSWSTSASWSAAKQLQSIANNLVAPRGNENAATNGLAGSVFTMSSVLIFVLSALVAAIPCQDRGLTTHFSIPPQFPWGIPLISLHERIIEESKKRERQSSNGLLKEIYQAEKCTRRVTDFVDLVQFPLTEEQKLELEQVLEELASICEKFKNGLGPLERQIRDVFRRIMNCRTEGLEVLSKAGNLE, from the coding sequence ATGCCTTCTACACACAATCAGGCAGCAGGTCCTTCTACACCTTTGGCTTCGTTGGGTCGCTCCATTTGGACTCGGCGAGAGGAGGTTCACTCCATTGAAGCTAATCGCGAGTCTAGTGCACTGGAGTTAGAGCTTCAATCTTTTCAGAAACATGTTGCGGACCTATTTCATGACTTGGCAGCTGTTGATGCTGATGAGGTGCTCTCTATTGCATGGACTCAGAAGCTTTTAGATGTTTTCATCAGCTGCCAAGAGGAATTCAGGGGCATCTTTCTGAAGAACAAAGAACATATTTCTAAGCCACCCATGGACCATTGGACTGATGAATACTTAGAAAGGAGTTTGAAGGCACTTGACATTTGTAATGCATCTCGTGATGGGATTGAGAAGATTCGTACCTGGCATAAGCATTTAGAGATTGTTCTGTGCGCCTTGGATTCTCGCCAGAGGGCATATTGTGAGGGCCAGTTCCGTCGAGCAAGAAAAGCTTTGATGGATTTGGCACTTGAAATGCTTGATGGGAGAGACTCTGGGTCTGCATTTTCACAGCGGAATTGGTCTTTTGGGCGTCACAACACAAGAAAGGATCGTCACCGACATACCTCATCAGGACATTCTCGCTCTCACTCATGGAGCACATCTGCTTCTTGGTCTGCAGCTAAGCAGCTGCAATCCATTGCAAACAACTTGGTAGCACCTCGtgggaatgaaaatgctgCAACCAATGGGCTTGCAGGATCTGTATTCACAATGAGTTCTGTgctcatttttgttttgtcaGCACTTGTGGCTGCAATACCTTGTCAGGATCGAGGTCTTACTACTCATTTTTCCATCCCACCACAGTTCCCATGGGGTATCCCCTTAATCTCACTTCACGAACGGATAATCGAAGAATCTAAGAAGCGGGAGCGTCAGAGCTCCAATGGGTTGCTGAAGGAGATTTATCAGGCTGAGAAATGCACACGCCGCGTGACAGACTTTGTTGATCTGGTTCAGTTTCCATTGACAGAGGAACAGAAATTGGAACTTGAACAAGTACTTGAGGAGCTAGCATCAATATGTGAGAAGTTTAAAAATGGATTGGGTCCACTGGAACGCCAAATTAGGGATGTCTTCCGCAGGATTATGAACTGCCGAACTGAGGGTCTTGAAGTTTTGAGTAAGGCAGGCAACCTGGAGTAA